In the Devosia sp. SL43 genome, one interval contains:
- a CDS encoding LOG family protein produces MLEPATSAPVLAVFASDKGPGDAERASIMGQTGTYFAKRGASLVCIAENGVIPIPLITAARAAGGNVQIVADTSIVLPPALAGVTMEVLATQPERLARVANLAEAFVALPGSLASASALFGAWAAARAQGRTMPVVMLNRHRAYEVMRGYAADVLSPGLPGYDRAVQFADTIEDLWSRVSRLVSESR; encoded by the coding sequence ATGCTCGAGCCCGCCACATCAGCACCTGTTCTTGCAGTCTTCGCCTCCGACAAGGGGCCAGGCGATGCCGAGCGCGCCTCGATCATGGGGCAGACAGGCACCTATTTCGCCAAACGCGGGGCCAGCCTTGTTTGCATCGCCGAAAATGGCGTCATCCCCATTCCGCTCATTACCGCTGCGCGCGCTGCCGGCGGCAATGTGCAGATCGTTGCCGATACCTCCATCGTGCTGCCACCAGCGCTGGCCGGCGTGACCATGGAGGTCTTGGCGACGCAGCCCGAACGCCTGGCGCGCGTCGCCAACCTGGCCGAGGCCTTCGTCGCCCTGCCGGGCTCATTGGCCTCGGCGTCGGCCCTGTTCGGCGCCTGGGCAGCGGCCAGGGCGCAGGGTCGCACAATGCCGGTGGTGATGCTTAACCGGCATCGGGCATATGAGGTGATGCGCGGCTATGCGGCGGACGTGTTGTCGCCGGGGCTGCCTGGCTATGACCGGGCAGTGCAGTTTGCCGATACGATCGAAGATCTGTGGAGCCGGGTTAGCCGTCTAGTCAGCGAAAGCCGTTAG
- a CDS encoding response regulator, with protein MTEPAKVIAIIAANPALSSLLAMVVAGDSRLKVRVFDSEIDLIAYMRLAPVDMLVCDFDREGRPAYEMVEGIRLNGALVSQDVPVIALTRSITPPMRHQAISAGIDEVIIKPMSPRHLLQRIQARLRTRSVVGVLGGYRGPDRRNRTAVPTPQPVPTRRSTDNVVPLFPDRRKPRHPGLDA; from the coding sequence GTGACTGAACCGGCCAAGGTCATTGCCATCATCGCGGCAAATCCTGCGCTCTCGTCCTTGCTGGCGATGGTGGTGGCAGGTGACTCACGCCTGAAGGTCCGCGTCTTCGACAGCGAGATCGACCTCATCGCCTATATGCGCCTAGCGCCCGTCGACATGCTGGTTTGCGATTTCGACCGCGAGGGCCGCCCAGCCTATGAGATGGTCGAGGGCATCCGGCTCAACGGCGCTTTGGTCAGCCAGGATGTGCCGGTCATTGCGCTCACCCGCAGCATCACGCCGCCGATGCGGCATCAGGCGATCAGCGCCGGCATAGACGAAGTCATCATCAAGCCGATGTCGCCGCGCCACTTGCTGCAGCGCATCCAGGCCCGGTTGCGTACCCGCAGTGTCGTCGGCGTTCTGGGCGGCTATCGCGGGCCGGATCGGCGTAACCGCACCGCTGTGCCGACCCCGCAGCCGGTTCCCACGCGGCGGTCCACCGACAATGTGGTGCCGCTCTTCCCGGATCGCCGCAAGCCGCGGCATCCAGGTTTGGACGCCTAA
- a CDS encoding superoxide dismutase, protein MSTKFTLPPLPYAYDALGPYMSKETLEFHHDKHHQAYVTNGEKLLEGSGLEILPLEDIVKESYGKNAGLFNNAGQHYNHVHFWNWMKPNGGGNKLPGKLQAAIDSDLGGFDKFRADFIAAGTTQFGSGWAWLSVKNGKLEVSKTPNGESPLVHGGKPILGVDVWEHSYYIDYRNARPKYLEAWFDNLVNWEHVELLFEEAQA, encoded by the coding sequence ATGTCGACCAAGTTCACTCTGCCGCCCCTGCCTTATGCCTATGATGCGCTCGGCCCCTACATGTCCAAGGAAACCCTCGAGTTTCACCACGACAAGCACCACCAGGCCTATGTGACCAATGGCGAGAAGCTGCTTGAGGGTTCAGGCCTCGAGATCCTGCCGCTCGAAGACATCGTCAAGGAGAGCTACGGCAAGAATGCCGGCCTCTTCAACAATGCCGGCCAGCACTACAACCACGTTCACTTCTGGAACTGGATGAAGCCCAATGGCGGCGGCAACAAGCTGCCGGGCAAGCTGCAGGCGGCAATCGATTCCGACCTTGGCGGCTTTGACAAGTTCCGCGCCGATTTCATCGCCGCCGGCACGACGCAGTTCGGTTCGGGCTGGGCTTGGCTGTCGGTGAAAAACGGCAAGCTGGAAGTCAGCAAGACCCCGAACGGCGAATCGCCGCTGGTCCATGGCGGCAAACCGATCCTCGGCGTCGACGTCTGGGAGCATTCCTATTACATCGACTACCGCAACGCCCGTCCGAAGTACCTCGAAGCCTGGTTCGACAACCTGGTGAACTGGGAACACGTCGAACTGCTGTTCGAAGAAGCCCAAGCCTAA
- a CDS encoding S9 family peptidase, which produces MTKPIPPVAARKPHSATFHNVRREDPYHWLRADNWQEVMQKPETLDPEIRTYLDAENDYFEAEFGKPTEALQETIYKEIRGRIKEDDSGIASPDGPYAYNSRMLEGKQYPQIVRTAREGGPETVLLDCNVEAGEEYFGFAGAEHDRSHRYLAWAADRAGSEYYDIVIRDLETGKDSEEIIAETAGSYVWTNDSRAIYYTEYDDNHRPYRVKLHTIGTDQANDPVIFEESDPGFFVGVGRTLSDKFIVIDAHDHQTSECWLIDAERGGEPRLVAPRLTDREYDIEERDGLLYIRTNADGAEDFKVSVAPVDNLASENWTDLVPHQQGVLILDTIVIKNHLLRLERFEGLPRIVVRDLRTNAEETVRFDEEAYSLGMSVGYEFDTSVFRLTYSSPTTPSRTYDVDLETGVRTLLKEQEVPSGHNPDDYETRRLFATASDGEQVPVTVLYRKDTKLNGSAPALLYGYGAYGMSMPSAFSISALSLVDRGFVHVTAHIRGGMEKGYRWYVQGRREHKTNTFTDFIASAEMLIEKGYTSKGRIVAQGGSAGGMLMGAIVNLRPDLWGGILAQVPFVDVLNTMLDETLPLTPPEWPEWGNPLASAEDYARIAAYAPYEQVAAIDYPPIFALAGLTDPRVTYWEPAKWVAKLRATKTGNAPLYLRTNMGAGHGGASGRFDRLKETAMCYAFALNAVGLEGSFPSN; this is translated from the coding sequence ATGACCAAGCCCATCCCGCCCGTCGCTGCGCGCAAGCCGCATTCCGCCACATTCCACAACGTCAGGCGCGAGGATCCCTATCATTGGCTGAGGGCGGACAATTGGCAGGAGGTAATGCAGAAACCGGAAACGCTCGATCCGGAAATTCGCACCTATCTCGACGCGGAGAACGACTATTTCGAAGCCGAGTTCGGCAAGCCGACCGAGGCTTTGCAGGAGACAATCTACAAGGAAATTCGGGGCCGCATCAAAGAGGATGACAGCGGCATTGCTTCGCCTGATGGCCCCTACGCCTATAATTCGCGCATGCTTGAGGGCAAGCAGTATCCGCAGATCGTGCGCACGGCGCGTGAGGGTGGTCCGGAAACCGTGCTGCTCGACTGCAATGTAGAGGCCGGCGAGGAGTATTTCGGCTTTGCCGGAGCCGAACACGATCGCTCGCACCGCTACCTCGCCTGGGCCGCCGACCGCGCTGGCTCGGAATACTATGACATCGTCATTCGCGACCTCGAGACCGGCAAGGACAGCGAAGAGATCATCGCCGAAACCGCCGGTTCCTATGTCTGGACCAACGATTCCAGGGCGATCTACTACACCGAATACGACGACAATCATCGGCCCTATCGGGTGAAGCTCCACACCATCGGCACCGACCAGGCGAATGACCCTGTTATCTTCGAGGAGAGTGACCCCGGCTTTTTCGTCGGCGTGGGTCGCACACTCAGCGACAAGTTCATCGTCATCGACGCGCATGACCACCAGACCTCGGAGTGCTGGCTGATCGATGCCGAACGGGGCGGCGAGCCGCGCCTCGTCGCGCCGCGCCTCACCGACCGCGAATACGATATCGAAGAGCGCGACGGCCTGCTCTACATCCGCACCAACGCCGATGGCGCCGAAGACTTCAAAGTGTCAGTGGCGCCGGTCGACAATCTTGCTTCTGAGAATTGGACCGACCTGGTGCCGCATCAGCAGGGTGTGCTGATCCTCGATACTATCGTCATCAAGAACCACCTGCTGCGTCTTGAACGCTTCGAGGGCCTGCCGCGCATCGTCGTGCGCGATTTGCGGACCAATGCCGAAGAGACCGTGAGGTTCGACGAGGAGGCCTATTCCCTCGGCATGTCGGTCGGCTATGAGTTCGATACCTCGGTTTTCCGCCTCACGTACTCTTCGCCCACCACGCCGTCTCGGACTTACGATGTCGATCTCGAAACCGGTGTCCGCACCCTGCTCAAGGAGCAGGAGGTGCCGTCCGGTCACAACCCGGATGACTATGAGACCCGCCGCCTGTTTGCCACCGCGAGCGATGGCGAGCAGGTGCCGGTCACCGTGCTCTACCGTAAGGATACCAAGCTCAACGGCTCGGCTCCCGCGCTGCTCTACGGCTATGGCGCCTATGGCATGTCGATGCCCTCGGCGTTCTCGATTTCGGCGCTATCCCTAGTCGATCGCGGCTTCGTCCACGTCACCGCCCATATTCGCGGCGGCATGGAAAAGGGTTATCGCTGGTACGTGCAGGGTCGCCGCGAGCACAAGACCAACACTTTCACCGATTTCATCGCCTCGGCCGAAATGCTGATCGAGAAGGGCTATACCTCCAAGGGTCGCATCGTGGCCCAGGGCGGCTCGGCCGGCGGCATGCTGATGGGCGCCATCGTCAATCTGCGGCCCGACCTGTGGGGCGGCATCCTGGCCCAGGTGCCGTTCGTCGACGTGCTCAATACCATGCTCGACGAGACGTTGCCGCTCACGCCACCCGAGTGGCCCGAATGGGGCAATCCCCTGGCCTCGGCCGAGGATTATGCCCGCATCGCCGCCTATGCACCCTATGAGCAGGTGGCCGCAATCGACTATCCGCCGATCTTTGCGCTGGCTGGCCTCACCGATCCGCGCGTCACCTATTGGGAGCCGGCCAAGTGGGTCGCCAAGCTGCGCGCAACCAAGACTGGCAACGCCCCGTTGTATCTGCGCACCAACATGGGTGCGGGCCATGGCGGCGCTTCGGGTCGCTTCGACCGGCTCAAGGAAACCGCGATGTGCTACGCCTTTGCGCTGAATGCAGTCGGATTGGAAGGATCGTTCCCCTCCAACTGA
- a CDS encoding putative monovalent cation/H+ antiporter subunit A, translating to MDASIALVAIGPFGAAALAPLVHRIARPFSGWVLALVPTAIFLFLWTLIEPVARAGAVRGVIGWVPSYNLNLSFFVDGLSLTFALTITGIGTLVVLYAGAYLKGHPHLGRFMVFLLAFMGSMLGLVLADNMLALFMFWELTAVTSFLLIGFDHERQAARRGAIQALVVTNIGGMALLVGVILLQQATGLWDLSELQGEAVRGHGLYGVILGCFLIAAFTKSAQFPFHFWLPNAMEAPTPVSAFLHSATMVQAGVYLLARLSPSLGGTEAWTVILVCFGGLTLLWGALGAIRQTDLKQVLAQTTIASLGLLVLLIGLGTPTAIAAMVLYFVAHALYKAALFMAVGAIDHEAGSRDITALSGLADRMPLTFIATAIASAAMIGLPPTLGFFAKEEMYLDLLGSQWSQLVVLVVLVAGNAVLAGVAALVVIKPFLGAPMPTPKTGHEAPIAMLAGPLVLGGVGIVAALLTDWFGHSVLVPAGTAILGNPIESHLTWAINFASPVLWLSAATWALGLVVYRQASAVRTLLRRFEVALGWTADTVFDALMFGLIRFAGVVTRLLHHGRLEMYLVTVFAMLAVAVSVPLFVMGGITPLLPTADLGLWSVKLDWPDLLPYEWGVIVLALVGLGAILTASSRLVAILALGIQGTAVALIFLLFGAPDLAFTQFMVEILSVVILALVMTRLNLDERDRRPFEDLARDGTLALVCGAGVSLLLMVVLSGPFDPRLSEFFTATSVPIAHGANIVNVILVDYRGFDTLGEISVVMAAGIAIMVLLRRRGTASLPPAASQQPKVMP from the coding sequence ATGGATGCGAGCATAGCGCTGGTGGCGATCGGGCCATTCGGCGCCGCAGCACTGGCGCCGCTGGTGCACCGGATCGCGCGCCCGTTCTCTGGCTGGGTACTGGCCCTTGTGCCAACGGCGATATTCCTGTTTCTGTGGACGCTGATCGAGCCGGTTGCGAGAGCCGGCGCTGTTCGCGGCGTGATTGGCTGGGTACCCAGCTACAATCTGAACCTCAGCTTCTTCGTTGACGGGTTGAGCCTTACCTTTGCGCTCACCATCACCGGCATCGGCACGCTGGTCGTTCTTTATGCCGGCGCCTACCTCAAGGGTCATCCCCATCTCGGGCGGTTCATGGTCTTCCTGCTCGCGTTCATGGGCTCGATGCTGGGGCTCGTGCTGGCCGACAATATGCTGGCGCTCTTCATGTTCTGGGAACTGACGGCCGTCACCTCGTTCCTGCTCATAGGCTTCGACCATGAGCGCCAGGCCGCCCGTCGCGGCGCGATACAGGCGCTGGTTGTGACCAATATTGGCGGCATGGCGCTGCTGGTCGGCGTGATCCTGCTGCAGCAGGCGACCGGACTGTGGGATTTGAGCGAGTTGCAGGGTGAGGCCGTGCGTGGCCACGGCCTTTACGGCGTAATTTTGGGCTGCTTCCTCATCGCCGCTTTCACCAAGTCGGCACAGTTCCCGTTCCATTTCTGGCTGCCCAATGCCATGGAAGCGCCGACTCCGGTTTCGGCATTTCTGCATTCTGCCACTATGGTGCAGGCCGGCGTCTATCTGCTGGCCCGACTGTCGCCGAGCCTTGGCGGGACAGAGGCCTGGACCGTGATCCTGGTCTGCTTCGGCGGTCTGACGCTGCTCTGGGGAGCGCTGGGCGCGATCCGGCAAACCGATCTCAAACAGGTTCTGGCGCAAACGACCATCGCTTCGCTCGGCCTGCTTGTCTTACTCATCGGCCTGGGAACGCCAACAGCGATCGCTGCCATGGTGCTCTATTTCGTGGCGCATGCGCTCTACAAGGCAGCGCTGTTCATGGCGGTCGGCGCCATCGACCACGAAGCCGGCAGCCGCGACATCACGGCGCTCAGCGGCCTGGCTGACCGCATGCCTCTGACCTTTATCGCCACGGCAATTGCCAGCGCCGCCATGATCGGCCTGCCGCCGACACTCGGCTTCTTCGCCAAGGAAGAGATGTATCTCGACCTCCTCGGATCGCAATGGTCGCAGCTTGTCGTCTTGGTTGTCCTGGTCGCGGGTAACGCTGTGCTGGCTGGCGTGGCTGCGCTGGTGGTGATCAAGCCATTTCTCGGTGCGCCCATGCCAACACCCAAGACGGGTCATGAGGCACCAATAGCCATGCTTGCCGGACCATTGGTGTTGGGCGGGGTCGGGATCGTTGCGGCCTTGCTGACAGACTGGTTTGGCCACTCAGTGCTGGTGCCCGCCGGAACCGCGATCCTGGGCAATCCGATTGAAAGTCATCTGACCTGGGCGATAAACTTTGCCAGCCCGGTGCTCTGGCTCTCCGCTGCCACCTGGGCCCTCGGCCTTGTGGTTTACCGCCAGGCATCGGCTGTCCGCACGCTGTTGCGCCGCTTCGAGGTCGCGCTGGGCTGGACTGCCGACACGGTGTTCGATGCCCTCATGTTCGGTCTGATCCGCTTTGCCGGCGTTGTGACACGCCTGTTGCATCATGGTCGGCTGGAAATGTATCTGGTGACCGTGTTTGCCATGCTAGCGGTCGCGGTATCGGTGCCACTCTTCGTTATGGGAGGCATCACGCCTCTGCTGCCAACGGCCGACCTGGGTCTCTGGAGCGTCAAGCTCGACTGGCCGGATCTGTTGCCCTACGAGTGGGGCGTGATCGTGCTGGCACTGGTTGGCCTGGGGGCCATTCTTACGGCGTCGAGCCGGTTGGTGGCTATTCTGGCGCTGGGCATACAGGGCACGGCGGTGGCGCTGATCTTCCTGTTGTTCGGCGCGCCAGACCTGGCCTTCACCCAGTTCATGGTCGAAATCCTCTCGGTGGTGATCCTGGCATTGGTCATGACGCGTCTCAACCTCGACGAGCGCGACCGGCGGCCGTTCGAAGACCTGGCACGCGACGGTACCCTGGCGCTGGTCTGCGGTGCAGGGGTGAGCCTGTTGCTGATGGTCGTGCTGTCGGGTCCGTTCGATCCTCGGCTCTCCGAGTTCTTTACGGCGACCAGCGTGCCCATTGCCCACGGCGCCAATATCGTCAACGTCATCCTCGTCGACTATCGCGGCTTTGATACCTTGGGCGAGATTTCGGTCGTGATGGCGGCCGGCATTGCCATCATGGTGTTGCTGCGCAGGCGAGGCACGGCATCGCTGCCGCCAGCGGCTTCGCAGCAGCCGAAGGTGATGCCATGA
- a CDS encoding Na+/H+ antiporter subunit B — MNTVIFRTVAPFIVAIMLVFSVYICLRGHNEPGGGFIGGLIAASAIAVLGMSMGAAEARRALRLDPLSFAGLGVLIAALSGLLSIFNGNPFMTSIWLYLNLGETEVPLSTPMIFDIGVYLVVFGTIASVALALEGDDGEAP; from the coding sequence ATGAACACCGTCATCTTCCGTACGGTCGCGCCGTTTATCGTGGCCATCATGCTGGTCTTCTCGGTCTATATTTGCCTCCGTGGCCACAACGAGCCGGGCGGCGGCTTTATCGGCGGGCTGATCGCGGCTTCCGCCATCGCCGTCCTCGGCATGTCGATGGGCGCTGCCGAGGCGCGTCGTGCCTTGCGGCTCGATCCGCTGAGCTTTGCCGGGCTGGGTGTGCTCATTGCCGCGCTATCCGGCCTGCTCTCGATCTTCAACGGCAATCCGTTCATGACCAGCATCTGGCTTTACCTGAACCTTGGCGAGACCGAGGTGCCGCTCTCAACGCCGATGATCTTCGATATCGGGGTGTACCTGGTCGTGTTCGGCACCATCGCCTCGGTTGCCCTGGCCCTCGAGGGCGACGACGGGGAGGCGCCCTGA
- a CDS encoding Na+/H+ antiporter subunit C: protein MDYAVAALVGCFVSLGVYLLLSRSLIRMLLGLVVLGNGVNLLIFTAGRLTRSVAPIVPDGLTQPDGPIANPLPQALILTAIVIGFAMFSFLLVLSFRAYQSLDADNTDTMRVAEPPDAPHPPLSY, encoded by the coding sequence ATGGACTATGCGGTTGCCGCACTCGTTGGCTGCTTTGTGTCGCTGGGCGTCTACCTGTTGCTGTCGCGCTCGCTCATCCGCATGCTGCTGGGTTTGGTGGTGCTCGGCAACGGCGTCAACCTGCTGATCTTTACGGCCGGACGGCTCACGCGGTCGGTCGCTCCGATCGTGCCTGACGGGCTGACGCAACCGGACGGGCCGATTGCCAATCCGCTACCGCAGGCGCTGATACTGACGGCGATCGTCATCGGCTTTGCGATGTTCAGCTTCTTGCTCGTGCTGTCCTTCCGCGCCTACCAGAGCCTTGATGCCGACAATACCGACACCATGCGCGTGGCTGAGCCGCCCGACGCGCCGCATCCCCCGTTGAGCTACTGA
- a CDS encoding proton-conducting transporter transmembrane domain-containing protein: protein MGELALPVAMIDTLTSAADWVIVLPIVLALLGAAALLLLRGWGRLSFIFAALIVVGIIACETSLLLRVAETGPLSMTMGKWLPPFGISFAADVFGAAFALAAAVVTLIVLAYAEADRPTEAAGDGFHSLVLLLLAGVTGSFLTGDLFNLYVWFEVMLIASFGLMVIGGRAIQLDGAVKYGFLNFLATTIFLLALGLLYGLLGTLNMADIMRVAPAANPVAMAAVAALLLLAFSMKAAAFPLNAWLPASYHTPPAVVSALMAGLLTKVGAYALLRVLVIVLPASRDLLEPVLVAIAIATLLIAPLGAIAETNLRRAIGFLVIGGIGSVLAGISMPSTEGLGGAGLYIFHAMLTMTALYLVAGLIERQTGETDSRRTGGLYAASASISMLFLILVLATAGMPPFLGFWPKLLLLQAGIGEGGWLGAVMVVALLVNAVLTLIAGTRLWSHIFWRTAPNPPPAVGSAGLRMVATGALVALIVAVGLWPNPMFEAVRLGTADLVDPARYVAAVGLAGVAP from the coding sequence ATGGGCGAACTCGCGCTGCCGGTGGCAATGATCGATACCCTGACCTCGGCGGCCGACTGGGTCATAGTGCTGCCGATCGTGCTGGCGCTGTTGGGCGCCGCCGCGCTCCTGCTGCTGCGCGGATGGGGGCGGCTCAGCTTCATCTTCGCTGCGCTGATCGTGGTTGGCATCATCGCCTGCGAAACCAGCTTGCTGTTGCGTGTTGCCGAGACCGGGCCGCTCAGCATGACCATGGGCAAGTGGCTGCCGCCCTTCGGTATCAGCTTTGCCGCCGACGTCTTCGGTGCAGCCTTCGCGCTGGCTGCCGCCGTCGTGACATTGATTGTGCTCGCCTATGCGGAAGCCGACCGACCGACAGAGGCCGCCGGCGATGGCTTCCATTCGCTGGTCTTACTGCTTCTGGCCGGCGTCACGGGATCGTTTCTCACGGGCGACCTGTTCAACCTCTACGTCTGGTTCGAAGTCATGCTGATCGCTTCGTTCGGGCTGATGGTGATCGGTGGCCGGGCAATCCAGCTCGATGGCGCCGTCAAATATGGCTTCCTGAATTTTCTCGCCACGACGATTTTCCTGCTCGCGTTGGGCCTGCTCTATGGGCTGCTTGGGACGCTCAACATGGCCGATATCATGCGGGTAGCTCCGGCGGCCAATCCGGTCGCCATGGCCGCCGTGGCGGCGCTTTTGTTACTGGCCTTCAGCATGAAGGCCGCAGCCTTTCCGCTCAACGCATGGCTGCCTGCATCCTATCATACGCCGCCAGCGGTGGTTTCTGCGCTGATGGCGGGCCTGCTGACCAAGGTCGGCGCCTATGCCCTGCTGCGTGTCCTGGTGATCGTCCTGCCCGCCAGTCGCGACCTGCTTGAGCCGGTGCTTGTCGCTATTGCTATAGCCACGCTGCTGATTGCGCCTTTGGGCGCTATTGCAGAGACCAACTTGCGCCGCGCCATCGGCTTTCTGGTCATCGGCGGCATAGGTTCGGTGCTTGCAGGGATCTCCATGCCATCGACGGAAGGCCTTGGCGGCGCTGGCCTCTATATCTTCCACGCCATGCTGACCATGACCGCCCTTTATCTCGTCGCGGGATTGATCGAACGGCAGACCGGTGAGACGGACAGTCGGCGCACGGGCGGGCTCTATGCCGCGAGCGCGTCGATTTCCATGCTTTTCCTGATACTGGTTCTTGCCACGGCAGGCATGCCGCCGTTCCTCGGCTTCTGGCCCAAGCTGCTGCTTCTTCAGGCAGGTATTGGCGAGGGTGGCTGGCTGGGCGCCGTGATGGTGGTCGCCTTGCTGGTCAACGCGGTGCTCACTCTCATTGCCGGTACGCGCCTCTGGTCGCATATCTTCTGGCGCACTGCGCCGAACCCGCCACCGGCCGTTGGTTCAGCAGGACTACGCATGGTCGCGACGGGCGCCCTGGTTGCCCTGATCGTCGCGGTCGGCCTGTGGCCTAACCCAATGTTCGAGGCCGTGCGGCTGGGCACAGCCGATCTCGTTGACCCGGCGCGCTATGTCGCGGCAGTGGGCTTGGCGGGAGTTGCGCCATGA
- a CDS encoding Na+/H+ antiporter subunit E has protein sequence MNVSLTIVGLALIWAAITGNFSLPNIALGAGVGLLTAVLLRNGLAKPLKAGRLRRVAALAALFLWELLVSAVRVALIVLRPSLRASLRPAIIAFPLTVKSDVEITLLANLITLTPGTLSVDIADDRSALYVHVLHLTDRDQLVAEIAGGFERRVREVFE, from the coding sequence ATGAACGTGAGTCTGACGATCGTCGGCCTTGCCTTGATCTGGGCCGCCATTACCGGCAACTTCTCCCTGCCCAACATTGCCTTGGGTGCGGGCGTCGGCCTATTGACGGCCGTGCTGCTTCGCAACGGCCTGGCCAAGCCTCTGAAGGCAGGGCGGCTGCGGCGGGTCGCTGCACTCGCCGCGTTGTTCCTGTGGGAACTCCTTGTGAGCGCCGTTCGTGTCGCGCTGATCGTGCTGCGACCCAGTCTGCGGGCCTCGCTGCGTCCGGCCATCATCGCCTTTCCGCTGACGGTGAAGTCAGATGTCGAAATCACGCTCCTCGCCAACCTCATCACGCTGACGCCGGGTACGCTTAGCGTGGATATCGCCGATGATCGCAGCGCTCTCTACGTTCATGTGCTGCACCTGACGGACCGCGATCAATTGGTGGCCGAGATCGCCGGGGGATTCGAGCGCCGGGTGCGCGAGGTGTTCGAATGA
- a CDS encoding cation:proton antiporter — translation MTAAELLPIATMIALVLLGLALLIGTMRVIIGPTLADRVLALDLLTVIAMGFVGAIAIRTGLTLYLDIAIALALLGFLATLAFVRYMLSRQSKEEERR, via the coding sequence ATGACTGCTGCCGAACTTCTGCCTATTGCGACGATGATTGCACTGGTGTTGCTTGGATTGGCCCTGCTGATAGGGACCATGCGCGTCATCATCGGGCCGACACTGGCCGACCGCGTGCTGGCGCTGGACCTACTAACGGTCATCGCTATGGGCTTCGTCGGCGCCATCGCCATCCGCACTGGGCTTACGCTGTACCTCGACATTGCCATTGCCCTGGCTCTGTTAGGCTTCCTGGCAACCCTTGCCTTCGTGCGTTACATGCTCTCACGTCAGAGCAAAGAGGAGGAGCGGCGATGA
- the mnhG gene encoding monovalent cation/H(+) antiporter subunit G, whose product MIVDLAIYLGCAFLLAGAAFSLLAAIGVLRLPDLYTRMHAASKAGAVGGGLILLAVALVSFDGTVALRAIIAVAFLLLTTPVSAHLLARASHRGGYQPGVKTEIDDLKSKSEQTPSA is encoded by the coding sequence ATGATTGTCGATCTCGCCATCTATCTCGGCTGCGCGTTCTTGCTGGCCGGCGCGGCCTTTTCGCTGTTGGCAGCGATCGGCGTGTTGCGTTTGCCCGACCTCTATACGCGCATGCATGCCGCGTCCAAAGCCGGCGCCGTTGGCGGTGGCCTGATCCTGCTGGCAGTTGCCCTGGTCAGTTTCGATGGCACCGTCGCCCTGCGAGCAATAATCGCTGTCGCGTTCCTTTTGCTCACTACGCCGGTGTCAGCTCATCTGCTGGCTCGCGCAAGTCATCGCGGCGGATATCAACCCGGCGTGAAAACGGAGATCGATGATCTCAAGTCTAAAAGCGAACAAACTCCTTCGGCATAA
- a CDS encoding MucR family transcriptional regulator, translating into MSDTAGSANGYEHELVELSTEIVAAYVSHNAVNPSDLPKLIADVHGALRALSSNEAPLPAEELKPAVPVRKSVAPDYIICLEDGKKFKSLKRHLRTHYNLSPEEYREKWGLPADYPMVAPSYSATRSKLAKDNGLGRKAA; encoded by the coding sequence ATGAGTGACACCGCCGGCTCGGCGAATGGTTACGAGCACGAACTAGTCGAGCTCAGCACCGAAATCGTTGCAGCCTATGTGAGCCACAATGCTGTGAATCCGTCCGATCTGCCCAAGCTGATCGCCGACGTTCATGGTGCACTGCGCGCTCTTTCGTCCAACGAAGCTCCGCTTCCCGCAGAGGAGCTCAAGCCTGCCGTGCCGGTTCGCAAGTCTGTTGCGCCCGACTACATCATCTGCCTCGAAGACGGCAAGAAGTTCAAATCCCTGAAGCGCCATCTTCGCACCCACTACAATCTTTCGCCGGAAGAATACCGCGAGAAGTGGGGCCTGCCGGCCGATTACCCAATGGTTGCCCCCAGCTATTCGGCAACCCGCTCGAAGCTGGCCAAGGACAATGGTCTGGGCCGCAAGGCCGCCTGA
- a CDS encoding helix-turn-helix domain-containing protein, giving the protein MFDSQPSPSQPRPSATAEASLCACDDVIALVAREKHVPILLLTHRSRCRASAARARQLAMYLSHVILGCSLAEVGVAFGRDRTTVSYACALIEDMRDDPVFDEEVSGFERRLEAQRDGVSVDVH; this is encoded by the coding sequence ATGTTTGATTCCCAGCCATCCCCTAGTCAGCCGAGGCCGTCTGCGACGGCGGAGGCTTCTCTATGTGCGTGCGATGATGTCATCGCGCTCGTTGCCCGCGAGAAACATGTGCCGATTCTGCTGCTTACGCACAGGTCACGCTGCCGGGCCTCTGCAGCGCGAGCTCGGCAGCTGGCCATGTATCTGTCACACGTTATCCTCGGTTGCAGCCTTGCCGAGGTTGGCGTTGCCTTTGGTCGGGATAGGACTACTGTCTCCTACGCGTGTGCGTTGATCGAGGATATGCGTGACGATCCGGTGTTTGACGAAGAGGTGTCGGGCTTCGAGCGCCGCCTCGAGGCACAGCGCGATGGAGTGTCCGTCGATGTCCACTGA